The following proteins are encoded in a genomic region of Phycisphaera sp.:
- a CDS encoding sigma 54-interacting transcriptional regulator, whose translation MIEGLDEEAAAAAVVERAQRLSDIDSLVASDAVQRTVLGTSHAWVACLRRLVEIARFSSANVLITGESGTGKELAARLIHALDGRDKRGSFVVLDCGTVSPELAGSELFGHVRGAYTGAIAEREGAVALAHGGTLFLDEFGELPMSIQAQLLRSLEDGAYKPVGAVQWKRANFRLVCATNRDLDEDVGQGRFRLDLYHRAIGWHVQLPSLRERTEDIPLLARHFAAMVSGGSAPIEMCPAVDRYLMQRAYPGNLRELRQLMVRVMTRHGGAGPITPGDIPPEDRSSTSQAGWPDEQFKDSVRRGLAQGHGMKAIGRDAEALALRVALEDADGNSRRAAEVLGVSERAVQMRKATSD comes from the coding sequence GTGATCGAAGGATTAGACGAGGAGGCGGCCGCCGCGGCGGTGGTCGAACGGGCCCAACGGCTTTCGGATATCGACTCGCTCGTGGCCTCAGACGCGGTACAACGGACCGTGCTCGGCACCAGCCACGCGTGGGTGGCGTGCCTTCGGCGGCTCGTCGAGATTGCGCGGTTCAGCAGCGCGAATGTTCTGATTACCGGAGAAAGCGGCACCGGCAAGGAACTCGCCGCGCGGCTCATCCATGCGCTTGACGGCCGAGACAAGCGTGGCTCGTTCGTCGTGCTCGATTGCGGCACCGTGTCGCCCGAGCTCGCCGGCAGCGAACTGTTTGGCCACGTCCGCGGAGCCTACACGGGGGCGATCGCCGAGCGCGAGGGCGCCGTCGCGCTCGCCCACGGCGGCACGCTGTTCCTGGACGAGTTCGGCGAGCTGCCCATGTCGATCCAGGCCCAGTTGCTCCGTTCGCTCGAGGACGGGGCGTACAAGCCCGTTGGCGCCGTGCAGTGGAAGCGGGCGAACTTCCGGCTCGTCTGCGCGACCAACCGCGATCTGGATGAGGACGTCGGGCAGGGACGATTCCGCCTGGACCTGTATCACCGGGCCATCGGCTGGCACGTCCAACTGCCCAGCCTGCGTGAACGCACCGAGGACATCCCCCTGCTGGCACGCCACTTCGCCGCGATGGTCTCGGGCGGCTCTGCCCCCATCGAGATGTGCCCGGCGGTCGATCGATACCTCATGCAACGCGCGTATCCGGGCAACCTCCGCGAGCTGCGCCAGCTCATGGTCCGCGTCATGACGCGGCACGGCGGGGCTGGGCCGATCACGCCGGGGGACATTCCTCCAGAGGATCGATCAAGTACGAGCCAAGCCGGCTGGCCCGACGAGCAATTCAAGGACTCCGTTCGCCGCGGCCTGGCCCAGGGCCACGGCATGAAGGCGATCGGGCGAGACGCGGAGGCGTTGGCCCTCCGCGTTGCGCTCGAGGACGCCGATGGGAACTCTCGGCGTGCGGCGGAGGTGCTGGGGGTGAGCGAGCGGGCGGTGCAGATGAGGAAGGCCACCTCCGACTAG
- a CDS encoding protein kinase, translating into MRACPGEAELERLASIGGNSTDRADRSLLRHVERCSSCSARLETVRANNRFLAHAGGDLAEALNSTPARATSTPVTRPLPEPGTVPGFQIIEEIGHGGQGVVYRAVQIDTRRPAAIKMLLAGAFATSRQLHRFEREIELAAGLRHPNIVTVFQSGVAADGGRYVAMEFVRGVPLDQFVAETLGPAAGTGRDRADAIVRLMLQVARGVGHAHTAGVIHRDIKPGNILIDPQGVPRVLDFGLARTIATAGATQTLVTQDFAGTPAYAAPEQLSADHETTDARGDVYTLGVVLYRLWTGTAPYPCDGPLAVVVRHVAETPPTPPSRHVPRLPADLQTIVLRCLAKDPERRYASASALAEDLEDYLAGQPISARRDSATYVLCKLILRNRAISAAAAVVAITVLLAAVGFALLAADMDRSRRDAEAALADSTVQRARMMAISGDPKRAETLLWVEAKRAGVTTGDEALWSGTPERRRSIWSLAEFYARLPRMMHARTDGLCSSVGFDIERQELWALHGDGSRSTWSLDGQFIEHTSALTPWAETATASPNGRFVVLQGEGQAQVWDAKERVAIAPPFACSQPAYYARIDDEANVIAYGNIPETGALLVADARSGAVLAQLDPMISGYVVRTSAAGEVEVLAGTRTMPVPQLLAGRSPDWRFEPLPGIGEMMDASVIGGIRNVTPNRDGRLIALSVDCHLYLFERSPEPTLVGHAEVPTKGIDRLAFDEREGSIIVAGRDGLLARFAVPGLEQRALLHTGNLPFALASAETPPLAALAMMDGGVAVYAASKHPWVTTIESTPYTHASVDVSMSGALAWGDDAGKLHILPRIGDEPLVVDAHDRVVTSVAFSPNGERIVTASFDGAIREWSIDGEPIREIAAGLTPISSARYSPDGRSIASGQTSGTVHVWRDGQPALELLVNAYRVPMVAFSPDGRLLLCAVVNPDAAMASIFDLTTGTKRYELGGHGIAIRAVAWSVDGTMFATAGDDRTVRIWSAADGLELQAITGLPWGPYGIAFHPEGSVLFAVGPGGSVIVADPLAGVELATLPIHERHVFSIVIGPDGATLYTSGEDSWIGVTDLHHLLRYIRGNEAYWRSQGSQDEVTTPD; encoded by the coding sequence GTGCGCGCCTGCCCGGGCGAGGCTGAGCTCGAGCGGCTGGCGTCGATCGGTGGGAATTCGACCGATCGCGCCGATCGAAGCCTCCTGCGTCACGTCGAGCGGTGCTCGTCCTGCAGCGCGAGGCTCGAGACCGTCCGCGCCAACAACCGCTTCCTCGCGCACGCGGGCGGCGATCTCGCCGAAGCGCTCAACAGCACGCCAGCCCGAGCGACCAGCACGCCGGTGACCAGACCGCTCCCCGAACCGGGCACCGTGCCGGGCTTCCAGATCATCGAGGAGATCGGCCACGGCGGGCAGGGCGTGGTGTACCGGGCCGTGCAGATCGACACGCGCCGGCCCGCGGCCATCAAGATGCTCCTGGCCGGCGCGTTCGCCACCAGCCGGCAGCTCCACCGCTTCGAGCGCGAGATCGAGCTGGCCGCCGGCCTGCGGCACCCAAACATCGTGACGGTGTTCCAGTCGGGCGTCGCCGCCGATGGCGGCCGCTACGTCGCGATGGAGTTTGTCCGGGGCGTGCCGCTCGACCAGTTCGTCGCCGAGACGCTCGGTCCGGCGGCGGGCACCGGCAGGGACAGGGCAGACGCGATCGTGCGGCTCATGCTCCAGGTCGCCCGGGGCGTGGGGCATGCGCACACGGCGGGTGTCATCCACCGCGACATCAAGCCGGGCAACATCCTCATCGATCCGCAGGGCGTGCCGCGGGTGCTCGACTTCGGGCTCGCACGCACGATCGCGACTGCCGGCGCAACGCAGACCCTTGTGACCCAGGACTTCGCCGGCACGCCCGCCTACGCCGCGCCCGAGCAGCTGAGCGCCGATCACGAGACCACCGACGCGCGCGGCGACGTGTACACGCTGGGCGTCGTGCTGTACCGATTGTGGACCGGCACCGCGCCCTATCCGTGCGATGGTCCGCTGGCGGTGGTGGTGCGGCACGTGGCCGAGACGCCGCCCACGCCACCCTCTCGCCACGTCCCGCGCCTGCCCGCCGACCTGCAGACTATCGTGCTGCGTTGCCTGGCCAAGGACCCCGAGCGTCGGTACGCCAGCGCCTCGGCGCTCGCCGAAGACCTCGAGGACTACCTGGCCGGCCAACCCATCTCGGCCCGGCGAGATAGCGCGACGTATGTGCTCTGCAAGCTCATCCTTCGGAACCGCGCCATATCCGCGGCGGCGGCGGTCGTCGCGATAACGGTGCTGCTCGCGGCGGTCGGGTTCGCCCTGCTGGCCGCCGACATGGACCGCTCGCGACGAGATGCCGAGGCGGCGCTGGCCGACAGCACCGTGCAGCGAGCCCGCATGATGGCCATCTCCGGCGATCCGAAGCGCGCCGAGACATTGCTCTGGGTCGAGGCCAAGCGGGCTGGCGTGACCACGGGCGACGAGGCGCTCTGGAGCGGCACGCCCGAGCGGCGCCGCTCCATCTGGTCGCTGGCCGAGTTCTACGCCCGGCTGCCCAGGATGATGCATGCGCGGACGGATGGCCTCTGCTCAAGCGTCGGCTTCGACATCGAGCGCCAGGAGCTCTGGGCCCTGCACGGCGACGGTTCGCGCTCGACGTGGTCGCTCGACGGGCAGTTCATCGAGCACACGTCCGCGCTAACACCGTGGGCCGAGACTGCGACGGCCAGCCCGAACGGGCGCTTCGTCGTTCTGCAGGGAGAGGGTCAGGCCCAGGTGTGGGACGCCAAAGAGCGCGTTGCCATCGCCCCGCCGTTTGCGTGCAGCCAGCCCGCGTACTACGCGCGGATCGACGACGAGGCCAACGTAATCGCCTATGGCAATATCCCCGAGACGGGAGCCCTCCTCGTGGCCGATGCGCGCAGTGGCGCGGTGCTGGCCCAACTTGATCCCATGATCTCTGGGTACGTGGTGCGTACCAGTGCTGCCGGCGAAGTCGAGGTGCTGGCGGGCACCAGGACCATGCCGGTCCCCCAGTTGCTCGCGGGACGCTCGCCCGACTGGAGATTCGAGCCGTTGCCGGGCATTGGCGAGATGATGGACGCCAGCGTCATCGGCGGTATCCGCAACGTCACGCCCAACCGGGACGGCCGCCTCATCGCCCTATCGGTCGACTGCCACCTCTACCTCTTCGAACGATCGCCCGAACCAACGCTCGTCGGCCACGCTGAGGTGCCCACCAAGGGCATCGACCGCCTCGCGTTCGACGAGCGGGAGGGATCCATCATCGTGGCCGGGCGCGACGGGCTGCTGGCGCGGTTTGCGGTGCCGGGGTTGGAGCAGCGGGCGCTCCTCCACACCGGAAACTTGCCATTCGCGCTCGCTTCGGCGGAGACGCCGCCGCTGGCTGCTCTGGCGATGATGGACGGCGGTGTGGCCGTGTATGCGGCGTCGAAGCATCCGTGGGTGACGACGATAGAATCTACGCCGTACACCCACGCATCGGTCGATGTCTCGATGAGTGGTGCCCTGGCTTGGGGCGACGACGCCGGCAAACTGCACATCCTGCCGCGGATTGGGGACGAACCGCTGGTCGTCGACGCGCACGATCGCGTCGTGACCTCCGTGGCGTTCTCACCCAATGGAGAGCGGATCGTCACCGCGAGCTTCGACGGAGCGATCCGAGAGTGGAGCATTGACGGCGAGCCGATCCGCGAGATCGCCGCCGGGCTCACGCCGATTTCGTCGGCGCGGTACTCGCCTGATGGCCGATCGATCGCCTCGGGCCAGACCAGCGGCACCGTCCACGTGTGGCGCGATGGCCAGCCAGCCCTCGAACTGCTGGTGAACGCCTATCGCGTGCCCATGGTCGCCTTCAGCCCCGACGGCCGCTTGCTGCTGTGCGCGGTCGTCAATCCGGACGCGGCCATGGCCAGCATCTTCGACCTGACAACGGGAACCAAGCGCTACGAACTCGGCGGGCATGGCATCGCGATTCGCGCCGTCGCGTGGTCGGTCGACGGAACCATGTTCGCAACCGCAGGAGACGACCGCACCGTGCGCATCTGGAGCGCTGCCGACGGTCTCGAACTGCAGGCCATCACCGGCCTGCCGTGGGGACCTTATGGCATCGCGTTCCATCCCGAGGGCTCTGTGCTCTTCGCCGTGGGACCGGGCGGCTCGGTCATCGTGGCCGATCCGTTGGCCGGCGTCGAGCTGGCCACGCTGCCCATCCACGAGCGTCACGTCTTCTCAATCGTGATTGGACCCGACGGGGCCACGCTTTACACGTCTGGCGAAGATTCTTGGATCGGCGTCACCGACCTCCACCATCTGCTGCGATACATCCGTGGGAACGAAGCGTACTGGCGCTCACAGGGAAGCCAAGACGAAGTGACGACACCCGATTGA
- a CDS encoding TolC family protein — MPTHPSRSAGLAGALLSFAGVAAILPGCQSYQPRPLDLPAHGDAWRQRTAGDEPVRAFARRLAQAGQPTAFDPADGLELAEAELVALVFNPDLRLARLRAGVALATAEHAGLWEDPQFGLDVLTVTESAANPWQVTPGLAFTIPISGRLGAEKDRADAELSAELARVAELEWATRTRVRQAWLRWSAVRLKDEQAAALLGSIDALVDSTASLADAGEMPRTEAALFVIERASLRQARLRSRREAVALEHELRGLLGLSPGAPFELTPSLVLDADPDGLTAEALAERSPTLGRLREEYEVAEQTLRREVREQYPDLTIGPLAEFDRGDTLLGLSLSLPIPILNANKQGIAEAHAQRELARAEFETAYERLAGSVAAQAEYLFAATEQRRAIEAEFIPIVDRQMADARALLELGEGGGLVLLESLSRSAETRLALIDARLDESLALAELVGLVGPPPDPPHQPEPAPPTPHTNGPTPTTDEVTP; from the coding sequence TTGCCCACGCATCCATCCCGATCCGCCGGCCTGGCCGGCGCGCTGCTCTCGTTCGCGGGCGTCGCGGCGATCCTGCCCGGCTGCCAGAGCTACCAGCCCAGGCCGCTGGACCTGCCCGCCCACGGAGACGCCTGGCGCCAGCGCACCGCCGGCGACGAGCCGGTCCGAGCGTTCGCCCGCCGCCTGGCCCAGGCCGGCCAGCCCACGGCCTTCGATCCCGCCGACGGGCTGGAGCTGGCCGAGGCCGAACTGGTCGCCCTTGTGTTTAACCCGGACTTGCGTTTGGCCCGGCTGCGAGCCGGCGTCGCACTGGCCACGGCCGAGCACGCGGGCCTGTGGGAGGATCCCCAGTTCGGCCTCGACGTGCTGACCGTCACCGAGAGCGCGGCCAACCCGTGGCAGGTCACCCCCGGGCTGGCCTTCACGATCCCCATCTCGGGCCGGCTGGGCGCCGAGAAGGACCGGGCCGACGCGGAGTTGTCCGCCGAGCTGGCCCGCGTGGCCGAGCTCGAATGGGCGACGCGCACCCGTGTTCGGCAAGCGTGGTTGCGTTGGTCGGCAGTCCGGCTCAAGGACGAGCAGGCCGCCGCGCTGCTCGGGTCGATCGACGCCCTGGTGGACTCGACGGCCAGCCTGGCCGACGCGGGCGAGATGCCGCGGACCGAGGCGGCGCTGTTCGTCATCGAGCGGGCAAGCCTGCGGCAAGCCCGGCTCCGATCGCGTCGTGAGGCCGTGGCGCTCGAGCACGAGCTCCGCGGCCTGCTGGGCCTCTCGCCCGGGGCCCCCTTCGAGCTGACGCCCTCGCTCGTGCTGGACGCTGACCCCGATGGTCTGACCGCCGAAGCGCTGGCAGAGCGAAGCCCGACGCTCGGGCGGCTGCGCGAGGAGTACGAGGTCGCCGAGCAGACGCTCCGGCGCGAGGTGCGCGAGCAGTACCCGGACCTGACCATCGGCCCGCTGGCGGAATTCGATCGCGGCGACACGCTGCTCGGGCTGTCGCTCTCGCTGCCCATCCCCATCCTGAACGCCAACAAGCAGGGCATCGCCGAGGCGCACGCGCAGCGCGAGCTGGCGCGGGCCGAGTTCGAGACGGCCTACGAGCGTCTTGCCGGATCGGTTGCCGCCCAGGCCGAGTATCTCTTCGCCGCAACCGAGCAGCGCCGGGCCATCGAAGCCGAATTCATCCCGATCGTCGATCGGCAGATGGCCGACGCACGCGCCCTGCTGGAACTGGGCGAGGGCGGTGGCCTGGTCTTGCTCGAGAGCCTGTCGCGGTCGGCCGAGACCCGCCTGGCCCTGATCGACGCACGGCTGGACGAGTCGCTCGCGCTGGCCGAACTGGTCGGCCTGGTCGGCCCGCCGCCCGATCCCCCGCACCAACCCGAGCCCGCCCCACCCACGCCGCACACCAATGGCCCGACCCCGACCACCGACGAGGTGACACCTTGA
- a CDS encoding sigma-70 family RNA polymerase sigma factor has translation MPARDPIAEKTAARDPLSRVSLGTQTTTQLLDDLRDRANAPAWEAFDARYRPILTAFAHRLGFAGDDAAELAQQTLAEFSRAYAQGRYQRGQGRLSSWLIGIASNVGSQLRRKSARHGGAAEFDSQIDGDGVACDDERELRAAWDRERDRAAIAEALTVLRDNSRVKPQTMRAFELFAIRGVPAEEVAIQCRISVDAVYVIKNRLTGRLREIVAELTIAYDEGD, from the coding sequence ATGCCCGCTCGCGATCCCATCGCAGAGAAGACCGCCGCACGCGACCCTCTTAGCCGCGTCAGCCTCGGCACGCAAACCACAACCCAACTGCTCGACGACCTCCGCGACCGGGCCAACGCCCCGGCGTGGGAGGCCTTCGACGCCCGCTATCGGCCGATCCTGACGGCCTTCGCGCACCGCCTGGGCTTCGCGGGCGACGATGCGGCCGAACTGGCGCAGCAGACCCTCGCCGAGTTCTCGCGCGCGTACGCGCAGGGTCGCTACCAGCGCGGGCAGGGCCGGCTAAGCTCGTGGCTTATCGGCATCGCTAGCAACGTCGGCTCGCAGCTGCGGCGCAAGAGCGCGCGCCATGGTGGGGCGGCCGAGTTCGATTCGCAGATCGATGGCGATGGGGTTGCGTGCGACGACGAGCGCGAGCTCCGGGCCGCGTGGGACCGCGAACGCGACCGAGCCGCCATCGCCGAGGCGCTAACCGTCCTCCGAGACAATAGCCGCGTGAAGCCCCAGACCATGCGGGCCTTCGAGCTGTTCGCCATCCGCGGCGTGCCGGCCGAGGAGGTGGCGATCCAGTGCCGCATCTCGGTCGACGCGGTGTACGTCATCAAGAACCGGCTGACCGGCCGGCTGCGCGAGATCGTGGCCGAGCTGACCATCGCCTACGACGAGGGCGACTGA
- a CDS encoding efflux RND transporter permease subunit produces MLKRLIRFSLDHAALVLVLAGVLLALAAYRLPTTPVDVFPELNAPTVVIMTEAPGLAADEVEQYVTFPIETSVNGIPGVHRVRTSSAIGLSIAYVEFDWGTDIYRARQLVSERLDTIREDLPPDAHAEMTPITSITGEIMLLAVSSPEGTVPPLELRAYAEYDLRNKLLAIPGVAQVSVIGGELPEYQVLVRQEKLRLYDLAVEDVIAAADESHSTLSAGYLPDVDSLELPIRQSGRVRSVADIAGTVIKYHDSAPVTIGQVADVRLGPAPKRGTGADGGRPAVVMTIQKAPGTNTLVITDQVDAMLDALEPSLPAGVRINRQIFRQGDFIDRSVTNVFHALRDAAIIVSIILILFLLNIRTTLITLTALPLSLAAALLVLDWMGETINVMTLGGLAIAVGSLVDDAIIDVENVFRRLKQNAARSEAERRPKLAVIFDASNEIRPAMVFATIIIALVFLPLMFLEGIEGRFFRPLGIAFVVSIIASLLVALTVTPAMCRYMLHARPTKRESSDGFLVRFLKKAYEPAVRLAIRLRLVVLSLAGLATVLALWLASTFGTSFLPEFNEGTFTVGLFAPPGTSLVASDRMASAIERQLLAVDGVKSVTRRTGRAERDEHAEPVSNSEIDVTVLPGYDNEAVREQISRILERVPGITTNIGQPIEHRLSHILSGTPAAIAISVYGDDLDVLRAIAKEIEAALKPLPGARDVAANREVMIQSLPVDYQPAELAAYGLTPRAAAEQVRNAIFGVQVAEVNEGVRRYSLVVRLEDEQRDTVGDLKNLVLRGKGGALVRLDEVAVIGPEMASNLIARENAQRKAVVSLNVAKGSNLGHLVGQVRERVDPIVQRHGYTVKYGGQFEAQQSASRTITLFSGVVVLIMVLLLNLAIGSLRVSLLVLVNLPLALIGGILAIFITESPNVFTNAAALFGAGTYTAPVISIASLVGFITLFGIAVRNGILLVNHYKHLMTEEGVPMHAAIVQGSMERLVPILMTALTAALALIPIILKGDKPGNEILAPLSVVILGGLLTSTFLNLVVVPAGYAAIHRLKSPAGAGRKHARPARTIQTRRKP; encoded by the coding sequence ATGCTGAAACGACTGATCCGCTTCTCGCTCGACCACGCCGCCCTGGTGCTGGTGCTCGCCGGCGTGCTCCTGGCGTTGGCGGCCTACCGCCTGCCCACCACGCCTGTGGACGTGTTCCCCGAGCTCAACGCGCCCACCGTGGTCATCATGACCGAGGCCCCGGGCTTGGCCGCCGACGAGGTCGAGCAGTACGTCACCTTCCCCATCGAAACCTCGGTCAACGGCATCCCCGGCGTGCACCGCGTGCGCACGAGCAGCGCCATCGGCCTGTCCATCGCCTACGTCGAGTTCGACTGGGGCACGGACATCTATCGGGCCCGCCAGCTCGTATCCGAACGCCTGGACACGATCCGCGAGGACCTGCCGCCGGACGCCCACGCCGAGATGACTCCAATCACGAGCATCACCGGCGAGATCATGCTGCTGGCGGTGTCGTCGCCCGAGGGCACGGTCCCGCCGCTGGAGCTGCGCGCCTACGCCGAGTACGACCTGCGCAACAAGCTGCTGGCAATCCCCGGCGTGGCCCAGGTCTCGGTCATCGGCGGCGAGCTGCCCGAGTACCAGGTGCTGGTGCGCCAGGAGAAGCTGCGGCTGTACGACCTGGCCGTCGAGGACGTCATCGCCGCGGCCGATGAGTCGCACAGCACGCTGAGCGCCGGATATCTGCCGGACGTCGACAGCCTGGAGCTGCCGATCCGCCAGAGCGGGCGGGTCCGGTCGGTGGCCGACATCGCGGGCACGGTGATCAAGTACCACGACAGCGCGCCGGTGACCATCGGCCAGGTCGCCGACGTTCGGCTGGGGCCCGCGCCCAAGCGCGGCACCGGCGCCGACGGCGGCCGGCCGGCCGTGGTCATGACCATCCAGAAGGCCCCGGGCACCAACACGCTAGTCATCACCGACCAGGTCGACGCCATGCTCGACGCGCTGGAGCCCTCGCTGCCCGCGGGGGTGCGGATCAACCGCCAGATCTTCCGCCAGGGCGACTTCATCGACCGCTCGGTGACGAACGTCTTCCACGCCCTGCGTGACGCGGCGATCATCGTGTCGATCATCCTGATCCTGTTCCTGCTGAACATCCGCACGACGCTGATCACGCTGACGGCGCTGCCGCTCTCGCTGGCCGCCGCCCTGCTGGTGCTCGACTGGATGGGCGAGACCATCAACGTCATGACCCTGGGCGGGCTGGCCATCGCCGTGGGCAGCCTGGTCGACGACGCCATCATCGACGTCGAGAACGTGTTCCGACGCCTCAAGCAGAACGCGGCCAGATCCGAGGCCGAGCGCCGGCCCAAGCTCGCGGTGATCTTCGACGCCAGCAACGAGATCCGCCCGGCGATGGTCTTCGCGACCATCATCATCGCGCTGGTCTTCTTGCCGCTGATGTTCCTCGAGGGCATCGAGGGGCGGTTCTTCCGACCGCTGGGCATCGCCTTCGTAGTCTCGATCATAGCCTCGCTGCTGGTGGCCCTCACGGTGACCCCGGCCATGTGCCGCTACATGCTGCACGCCAGGCCCACCAAGCGCGAGTCGTCCGATGGCTTCCTGGTGCGGTTCCTCAAGAAGGCCTACGAGCCCGCCGTCCGCCTGGCGATCCGCCTGCGGCTGGTGGTGCTCTCGCTGGCCGGCCTGGCGACGGTGCTGGCCCTCTGGCTCGCGTCGACCTTCGGCACCTCGTTCCTGCCCGAGTTCAACGAGGGCACGTTCACCGTTGGGCTGTTCGCCCCGCCGGGCACCTCGCTGGTGGCCAGCGACCGCATGGCCTCGGCCATCGAGCGGCAGCTCCTGGCGGTCGACGGCGTCAAGAGCGTCACTCGGCGCACCGGCCGGGCCGAGCGCGACGAGCACGCCGAGCCGGTGAGCAACTCGGAGATCGACGTGACGGTCCTGCCCGGGTACGACAACGAGGCGGTGCGCGAGCAGATCTCGCGGATCCTCGAGCGCGTGCCGGGCATCACCACCAACATCGGCCAGCCCATCGAGCACCGGCTCAGCCACATCCTCTCGGGCACGCCCGCGGCCATCGCCATCAGCGTGTACGGCGACGACCTGGACGTGCTGCGCGCCATCGCCAAGGAGATCGAGGCCGCCCTCAAGCCGCTGCCGGGCGCCCGCGACGTGGCGGCCAACCGCGAGGTCATGATCCAGTCGCTGCCCGTCGACTACCAGCCCGCCGAGCTCGCGGCGTACGGGCTGACGCCCCGGGCCGCCGCCGAGCAGGTCCGCAACGCCATCTTCGGCGTCCAGGTCGCCGAGGTGAACGAGGGCGTGCGTCGATATTCGCTGGTGGTGCGCCTCGAGGACGAGCAGCGCGACACCGTGGGCGACCTGAAGAACCTGGTGCTTCGCGGCAAGGGCGGGGCCCTGGTGCGCCTCGACGAGGTCGCGGTTATCGGCCCCGAGATGGCCTCGAACCTCATCGCCCGCGAGAACGCCCAGCGCAAGGCCGTCGTCTCGCTGAACGTGGCCAAGGGCTCGAACCTGGGCCACCTCGTCGGACAGGTGCGCGAGCGCGTCGACCCGATCGTGCAACGCCACGGCTACACGGTCAAGTACGGCGGCCAGTTCGAGGCCCAGCAGTCGGCCAGCCGCACGATCACGCTGTTCAGCGGCGTGGTCGTGCTCATCATGGTGCTGCTCTTGAACCTGGCTATCGGGTCGCTCCGCGTCTCGCTGCTGGTGCTGGTGAACCTGCCGCTGGCGCTGATCGGCGGCATCCTGGCGATCTTCATCACCGAGTCGCCCAACGTGTTCACCAACGCGGCGGCCCTGTTCGGCGCGGGGACCTATACCGCCCCGGTCATCTCCATCGCCAGCCTGGTGGGCTTCATCACGCTGTTCGGCATCGCCGTGCGCAACGGCATCCTGCTGGTCAACCACTACAAGCACCTGATGACCGAGGAGGGCGTGCCGATGCACGCGGCCATCGTGCAGGGCTCGATGGAACGGCTCGTGCCGATCCTCATGACCGCCCTCACGGCCGCCCTCGCCCTGATCCCCATCATCCTCAAGGGCGATAAGCCGGGCAACGAGATCCTGGCCCCGCTCTCGGTGGTCATCCTGGGCGGCCTGCTGACCTCGACGTTCCTGAACCTGGTGGTGGTGCCCGCGGGGTACGCCGCCATCCATCGGCTGAAGAGCCCGGCGGGTGCCGGGCGAAAGCACGCACGACCGGCTCGTACCATACAGACAAGGAGAAAACCATGA